In one Amaranthus tricolor cultivar Red isolate AtriRed21 chromosome 8, ASM2621246v1, whole genome shotgun sequence genomic region, the following are encoded:
- the LOC130820473 gene encoding uncharacterized protein LOC130820473, with the protein MGFSESDSSECRRHLNQRQIPGVCSSCLREKLTKLSTSPSFNRSSTFISYTSSLSSSPPYSTASSSSTTTTTRTRKSSGPRHRRNGSEAYVSVGMVLNNGLKKSRSVSCAPLSKNRNFDCVSDEKGIIGKNKNKNLNFVDGHGGKILEDGDMKKKGGFLKKLIHSTSRKTKGVLTHSKTLKETQTSHNMITKITKTKN; encoded by the coding sequence ATGGGATTTTCAGAATCAGATTCATCAGAGTGTAGAAGACATCTAAATCAAAGACAAATTCCAGGAGTTTGTTCATCATGTTTAAGGGAAAAGCTAACAAAGCTAAGCACATCTCCTTCTTTCAATAGAAGTTCTACTTTTATTTCTTATACTTCTTCTTTATCTTCTTCTCCTCCTTATTCAActgcttcatcttcttcaaccaCCACTACCACCCGAACCCGGAAATCTTCGGGTCCACGTCATCGGAGAAACGGGTCGGAGGCGTATGTATCAGTTGGGATGGTGTTGAATAATGGGTTGAAAAAGAGTAGGTCTGTGAGTTGTGCTccactttctaaaaatagaaactttGATTGTGTTAGTGATGAAAAGGGTATTATTggtaagaataagaataagaatttgaattttgtggaTGGTCATGGTGGGAAGATTTTAGAAGATGGGGATATGAAAAAGAAaggtgggtttttgaagaaattgatTCATTCTACAAGTAGGAAGACTAAAGGGGTTTTAACGCATTCCAAGACCCT